ATCGGATGAGGTACACGCGGATTGCCGGCCTCCTGATGGCGGCGGAGGCCCTTGGGCTATGGTTGGGCTTGGCCGCTCCCGCGATCGCTCAGAACGTCACCGAGAGTTTTCTGAACCAGCAGCGACAGGTGGAGGAGCGGATACGGCAGGAGCTCGAGACGACGCTGCCGGCCGAGCAGGAGGTGCTGTTCGACTGGGGTGCGTGGCTGACGGGGTATGCGTTTTTGTTCGACGACGGGATCGACTCGTCGCGGACGCTTCGGCGCGAGGACTTCCGGCTGTGGGGTTCGCTGAACGCGGATGAGGGTATCCACCAGGCCTACGCCCGTATGCGGCTTTCGTACAACGACTTCAACCACGGCGACAGCCTGGACGGCAACGAGGATGACCTGGAAGGGCCGAACCTCGATCGCGGCTGGTATCAGCTCGATATCGCGCGGTTCCTGCGGAAGCACAGCGAGGTGGATCTGCCGGTGGGCCTGGCCACCAAGGTCGGCCGCGAGTACGTGATGTGGGGAACCGGGTATGCGCTGTCGCTTCCGCTGGACGCGGTGCAGGTGGCGGGCCGGATCGGCGACCTGGAGATCGACGGGCTGTTCGGGCGGACGATCCACAGTTGGGACAATCTGGACCGCACGCGGCCGTACCACTGGCAGAGCTGGCGCTACTTCTACGGGGTGCAGGCCAAGTACCACGGGTTCGAGAAACACGAGCCTTTCCTCTACTATATATGGCAGAAGGATCGCCAGGACGACGGCAACCCGCTGGTCTACCTCCAGCAGTGGCGGTATGACTCGGAGTACCTGGGCCTGGGCAGCAGCGGCGAACTGGCCCCTTACTGGCGGTATCTGGGCGAATTCGTCTACGAGCGGGGCAAGAGCTACGGGCACAACCAGTTCCTCAACCGCAACGACATCTGCGCCTACGGCTGGGATTTCGAGATCGACTACCTGCCGCCGAGCCCGACGCACCCGCAGTTTTCGCTGGAGTACATGTTCGCCAGCGGCGATCCGGACCGGGTTCTGAGCCCGTCGGACGCCACGGGCGGCAACGCCGCGTTCACCCGGGACACGGGCTTTAACGCCTTCGGCTACCGCAATACGGGTCTGGCCCTGGCTCCGGATCTGAGCAATGTCCACATCTGGCGGGCGGGGGCGTCGTTTTTCCCGCTGGCCCGCGAGGCGGAGTGGCTCCGGCAGTTGGAGCTGGGTACCGACTGGTTCCTCTATCACAAGCACCATGAGGATGCGGCGATTTCGGACAGTCTGGCCAACGTGCAGGACGGATACCTCGGCTGGGAAATGGACTACTACCTGAACTGGCGGTTCACCAGCGACCTGTCGTGGACGTTGCGGTATGGGGTGTTTTTCCCCGGCGATGCGTTCGCGGACCGGACGACGCGGACGTTCTTCCTGACCGGGTTGACCTGGAGTTTCTGATGGCGGGCCGGACCATGAACAGATACCGATGGGCTTTGGCGGGGCTGGTTCTGGCAATCGGCGCTGGCGGCTGCAGCCAGATGAACGCGGCGAACCCGGCGCCGGTCACCCAGCCGGCGACGGCGCAGGCCAATCCGTGCGAGACCGCTGATGAACTGGACTTTATCGACTGCATGGCCGGCCAGGCCAAGTGCAGTTTCGGCCAAGCCGTGCGGGCGGTGGCCATGTTCATCGACCCGCAGGCGGCGGGAACCGATTTTTCGCAGAACTACGCATTTTTGGCTGAGCGAGGGGTGGTCCGCCCGGCGTGGGCGATCTGCCCGGAGGAGTGGATCGACCGGGGCACACTGTCGTACATGCTCTACCAGGCGATGGGCCTGCGAGGCGGGGTAAATATGGTGCTGTTCGGCTCGTGGGGCCTGGGCGAGCGGCGCTACGCCTACCGCGAGCTGTTGTACCGCAACCTGGTGCAGGAGGGGGTGGACTACGGCTACGTCAGCGGCCCGGAGCTGATCGCCACGCTGGGGAAAGTGGACAATTTCATGCTGGAAACCGGGCGATACACCCCGGAAAACGAGGTACAGTTGGGTGAAAAGCCCCAAAATCAGCAGCCTTAGTAGCATTATATAAGCATATAGCATAATTTGGGGCATGGCAGGGGATTTGCAGTAGTTTCCGCTGGTTGTTATGCTAGGGGATGCCGAACCAGCGGACCAAGATCGGAGACAGGCCCATGAAGACGATGACGATAGCGGCGGTGATCGCGGCCGTGGCGGCGGGGGCGGCAATGGGCCAGACGCCGGCACCCGCGCCGGCGTCGCAGCCGGCGGCGGAGGTGCGGGCGACCATTCTGGAGACCACGGGAATCGTCAAGTACCGCCAGACCGAAGGGGGCAAATGGCAGGACGCCAAAAAGGGCGACGTCTTAAAACCCCCGGCGGAAATCCGCACCGGCCCGCGGAGCGCGGTGACGATCAAGCTGCACACCACAGCCATTCTGGAGGTTCGGGCGTACACGCGGGTGGCGATCGCCGAATTGGCGCTCCTGGGCGATACCGAAAAGACCAGCCTGTTCCTGCGACGAGGGACCGTGCGGGCGGGGATCATCGAGGAGAAGACCCGCAGCGACTTCCAGATCGCCTGTCCGGCGGCGGTGCTGACCCGCGAGGGAACCTGGGGCATGGAAATGAGTTACGACCCGGCCACGGGCCGATACAACATCGCCCTGGACAACGACGGCCTGGTGCGGGTGATGGATCTGGTGACGGGCCGGCGGGTGGGCCTTCAGCCGGGCCAGTACGTGACGCAGGCCCTTCAGATGTGGGTGCGGACGGCCATGCTGGAGCGGATGGTCTCGCTGACCGATCCGTTCGGCGTCACGAGCGTGGAGACGGCGTTCTATGCGGAGAACTCGGGAGGCCTGACGGCGGCGAGTCCGACGGGCAACCTTGGGCTGACGCAGGCTTTGGGGCTGATGACCAGCGACCTGCCGCAGATGTTCCTGAACCAGCAGGCCCGGGCGGCGGCGTTGAACTGGCTGCCGGAATTCTTCGTCGATCGGCTCACTCCGCCGACGGAGGTGCCGACCGTGCGGTACCGCTACGGCAATTTCGGAACGCACGTGCCGCAGAACGTGACCCAGCGGAGCGTGATCCAGCGGTTCGGCGGAGCGATCAAGCGGGACGTGCGGTAGCCTGTCAGATAGGGACGTGGCGGGGAATGGCTAACTTTTGTTAATAAAGGGTTCCACGCGCCCGCCCTACCGGTTATAATCGGCCCACCGCAAGGATTATCGGACGCAGGATCATCACCATGGGCCGAATGCAATTCGTGCTGGGACGGGCCGGGACGGGCAAGACCCGTTTCTGTATTGAAGCCGTGTCGCGCGGCCTTCGCGGCTCGCCGCTTTCGGGGCCGTGGCAGATCGTGCTGGTTCCGGAGCAGGCGACTTACCAGATGGAGCGGACCCTGGCCACGTTTGACGAGGTGCCCGGGTTTATCCGCGCGCGGGTGGTGAGTTTTGTGAGCCTGGCCCGTGAGGCGCGGGCGGATTTCGCTCCGGCGACGCGGCGGGTGATGCTGGAGTCGTCGCGGCTGATGGTGATGCGTCAGTTGATTTCACGGGTGCACGGGCGGCTTCGGTACTGGCGGAACGTGCCGCCGGAGGAGATTTCGAGCTCGCTGCTGCGGCTGATGGGTGAGATGGTCCAAGCGGACCTGACGGTGGACGCGCTGACCGAGACGGCGGAGGCGCTGCGGTCGGGCGGGACGGACGAGCGCCTGCTGGCGGACAAGCTCCACGATATCGTGGTGCTGCTGGAGGAGTACCGCGAGCTGAGCCTGGTGGATTTGGAGGATCCGGCCAAATACCTCGAGGAGTACCGCCGGCTGGTGACCCAGCTCGACTGGCTGGAGGGGGCGTCGGTGTACGTGGATGGTTTTTCGGGGTTTACGGGTCAGGAGTACTCAGCCCTGGCCGCGACGATGGAGCGGGCGGCGGCGACGTACATCACGCTGGCGATCGACCCGGAGAAGCTGGAGGCCAGGGGCGGGCTGCTGGAATGGGACATGTTTTCGAGCGTCCGGACCACGTACGGGCGGCTGCTGGAGATCGCCCGGACGCACGGGCTGAAGGTGGATGATCCGGTCATTTTGACCGATCCGCGGAGCAAGCGTTTCGCGGGCCGTCCGACGCTGGCTGCGCTGGAGGACCTGCTGATCGACCCGACCCGTCCGGCCCGGCCGATGGTGGTCGAGGATCTGGAGGTGGTTCGCGCAGCGGACCGGGCCCAGGAGGTGCGGCTGGCGGCGGCGAGGATTCTCGATCTGGTCCGCGAGCGAGGCTGGCGGTTCGAGGAGGTTTCGGTGGTGGTCCGCGAGCTGGCGGACTACGAGTCGTACATTCGCGACGTGTTCGGCGAGTACGAGATTCCGTATTTTCTGGACGTTCGCCGTCCGGTGAGCCGTTCGCCGGTGGCGCGGCTGATCCTGGGCGCGCTGGGCGCGGTGGTCAGCGGGTATCGGACGGCGTCGGTGC
The nucleotide sequence above comes from Phycisphaerae bacterium. Encoded proteins:
- a CDS encoding alginate export family protein codes for the protein MRYTRIAGLLMAAEALGLWLGLAAPAIAQNVTESFLNQQRQVEERIRQELETTLPAEQEVLFDWGAWLTGYAFLFDDGIDSSRTLRREDFRLWGSLNADEGIHQAYARMRLSYNDFNHGDSLDGNEDDLEGPNLDRGWYQLDIARFLRKHSEVDLPVGLATKVGREYVMWGTGYALSLPLDAVQVAGRIGDLEIDGLFGRTIHSWDNLDRTRPYHWQSWRYFYGVQAKYHGFEKHEPFLYYIWQKDRQDDGNPLVYLQQWRYDSEYLGLGSSGELAPYWRYLGEFVYERGKSYGHNQFLNRNDICAYGWDFEIDYLPPSPTHPQFSLEYMFASGDPDRVLSPSDATGGNAAFTRDTGFNAFGYRNTGLALAPDLSNVHIWRAGASFFPLAREAEWLRQLELGTDWFLYHKHHEDAAISDSLANVQDGYLGWEMDYYLNWRFTSDLSWTLRYGVFFPGDAFADRTTRTFFLTGLTWSF
- a CDS encoding FecR domain-containing protein, translating into MKTMTIAAVIAAVAAGAAMGQTPAPAPASQPAAEVRATILETTGIVKYRQTEGGKWQDAKKGDVLKPPAEIRTGPRSAVTIKLHTTAILEVRAYTRVAIAELALLGDTEKTSLFLRRGTVRAGIIEEKTRSDFQIACPAAVLTREGTWGMEMSYDPATGRYNIALDNDGLVRVMDLVTGRRVGLQPGQYVTQALQMWVRTAMLERMVSLTDPFGVTSVETAFYAENSGGLTAASPTGNLGLTQALGLMTSDLPQMFLNQQARAAALNWLPEFFVDRLTPPTEVPTVRYRYGNFGTHVPQNVTQRSVIQRFGGAIKRDVR